A DNA window from Flavobacterium sp. contains the following coding sequences:
- a CDS encoding M3 family metallopeptidase — translation MSVLTQYFNTKHNTAPFSQIKIEDYVPAFQEGIALAKAEINAIVNNPDAPTFENTIVAMDYSGDILDRLSSIFFNLNSAETNDEMQKIAQEVSPLLSEFGNDIRLNADLFARVKAVYDQKESLNLNAEQTTLLDKKYKSFSRNGANLPEDKKNQLREIDKELSKLSLQFGENVLAETNNFELHLTDEKDLSGLPEGTIEAARLLAKNQEKEGWIFTLDHPSYVPFLTYADNRELRKKMAIAFGAKGFQKNEFNNEENVLKIAKLRHERANLLGYKTHAHFVLEERMAESPEKVFSFLNDLLAKAKPAAQKEFAELTAFAKELDGIEQLEKWDGAYYSEKLKQQLFNLDDEKLKPYFQLEKVLDGAFTVAKKLYGLTFTEVFDIDKYHEEVTTYEVKDNDGNLVSIFYADFFPRKGKRNGAWMTSFKSQYVKDGVNERPHISNVCNFTKPTETKPSLLTFNEVTTLFHEFGHGLHGMLANTVYPSLSGTSVYWDFVELPSQIMENWCYEPEALALFANHYETGEIIPIEYVQKIKESASFQEGLATLRQLSFGLLDMAWHGQDPTSITDLKAFETEQFANTQLYPDVKENAMSTAFSHIFQGGYSSGYYSYKWAEVLDADAFEYFHENGIFKEEIAKKFKDNVLSKGGTEHPMTLYKRFRGQEPKPEALLKRAGLV, via the coding sequence ATGAGCGTTTTAACCCAATATTTCAACACCAAACATAACACAGCACCTTTTTCGCAAATTAAAATCGAAGATTACGTTCCTGCTTTTCAGGAAGGAATTGCTTTGGCAAAAGCAGAAATCAATGCAATCGTAAATAATCCGGATGCACCAACTTTTGAAAATACAATTGTAGCGATGGATTATTCGGGCGATATTTTAGATCGCCTTTCAAGTATTTTCTTCAATTTGAATTCGGCTGAAACGAATGACGAAATGCAGAAAATTGCTCAGGAAGTTTCGCCTTTGCTTTCAGAATTTGGAAATGACATTCGCTTAAATGCTGATTTATTTGCACGAGTAAAAGCTGTTTATGATCAAAAAGAAAGTTTAAATCTGAATGCAGAACAAACAACTTTATTAGATAAAAAATACAAAAGCTTCTCGAGAAACGGTGCCAATTTGCCAGAAGACAAGAAAAACCAATTAAGAGAAATCGACAAAGAATTATCGAAATTGAGTTTACAATTTGGCGAAAATGTTTTGGCTGAAACCAATAATTTCGAATTGCATTTGACAGACGAAAAAGACTTATCTGGTTTGCCTGAAGGAACTATCGAAGCGGCAAGATTGTTGGCCAAAAATCAGGAAAAAGAAGGCTGGATTTTTACTTTAGATCATCCAAGTTACGTTCCGTTTTTGACTTATGCAGATAATCGCGAACTGCGTAAAAAAATGGCGATTGCTTTTGGGGCAAAAGGTTTCCAGAAAAACGAATTCAACAATGAAGAAAACGTTTTAAAGATTGCTAAACTTCGTCATGAAAGAGCCAATTTATTAGGTTATAAAACGCACGCGCATTTTGTTCTGGAAGAAAGAATGGCCGAAAGTCCGGAAAAAGTTTTCTCTTTCCTGAATGATTTATTGGCAAAAGCGAAACCGGCGGCTCAAAAAGAGTTTGCAGAATTAACTGCTTTCGCGAAAGAATTAGACGGAATCGAACAATTAGAAAAATGGGACGGCGCATATTATTCTGAAAAATTAAAACAACAGCTTTTTAATTTAGATGATGAAAAACTGAAACCTTATTTTCAGTTAGAGAAAGTTTTAGATGGCGCTTTTACGGTTGCCAAAAAATTATACGGTTTAACTTTTACCGAGGTTTTTGATATCGATAAATATCACGAAGAAGTTACAACTTACGAAGTAAAAGATAATGATGGCAATTTAGTTTCTATTTTCTACGCTGATTTCTTCCCAAGAAAAGGAAAAAGAAACGGTGCGTGGATGACTTCATTCAAATCGCAATATGTAAAAGACGGTGTAAACGAAAGACCACATATTTCGAACGTTTGCAACTTTACAAAACCAACTGAAACAAAACCTTCATTATTGACTTTTAATGAAGTAACGACTTTATTCCACGAATTCGGGCACGGATTACATGGAATGTTAGCAAATACCGTTTATCCAAGTTTATCCGGAACTTCTGTTTACTGGGATTTCGTAGAATTACCAAGCCAGATTATGGAAAACTGGTGTTACGAGCCGGAAGCTTTGGCTTTGTTTGCGAATCATTATGAAACAGGAGAAATCATTCCGATTGAGTATGTGCAGAAAATTAAAGAAAGTGCGAGTTTCCAGGAAGGTTTGGCAACGTTGCGTCAGTTAAGTTTTGGATTATTGGATATGGCTTGGCACGGACAAGATCCAACTTCTATCACAGATTTAAAAGCTTTCGAAACAGAACAATTCGCCAACACACAATTGTATCCAGATGTAAAAGAAAATGCAATGAGTACAGCTTTCTCTCATATTTTTCAAGGCGGATATTCTTCTGGATATTACAGCTACAAATGGGCGGAAGTTCTGGATGCGGATGCTTTTGAATATTTCCATGAAAATGGAATCTTTAAAGAAGAGATTGCGAAAAAATTCAAAGATAATGTTCTTTCTAAAGGAGGAACAGAACATCCGATGACTTTATACAAACGTTTTAGAGGTCAGGAACCTAAACCTGAAGCTTTGTTGAAAAGAGCAGGATTGGTTTAG
- a CDS encoding ElyC/SanA/YdcF family protein encodes MKKYFKIVLYLAIIGLIAIVSVNYYVKSSTKTKIYYSVKKFPKNDVGIIFGAGINGDQPSKYLKDRLDAGILLYKMKRINKILLSGDNGRDEYDELTVMKNYCYNHGVDTTKIFIDYAGFDTYSTMYRAKHIFKIKRATLISQKYHLNRAIYIGNKLGVKSIGFSANNGEYLGYNYVCFREYGSVFKSFFDVLRNREPHFLGGEININGISNYSKDDKR; translated from the coding sequence GTGAAAAAATATTTCAAAATCGTTCTTTACCTCGCAATTATCGGATTAATTGCAATAGTGTCTGTAAACTATTATGTCAAATCTTCGACTAAAACCAAGATTTATTATTCGGTAAAAAAGTTTCCTAAGAATGATGTGGGAATTATTTTTGGCGCTGGAATTAATGGAGATCAGCCGAGTAAATATCTTAAAGATCGTCTTGATGCGGGAATTTTGCTGTATAAAATGAAACGAATCAATAAAATTCTGCTTTCAGGAGATAATGGCCGTGACGAATATGATGAATTAACGGTAATGAAAAATTACTGTTACAATCATGGCGTTGATACCACAAAAATTTTTATTGATTATGCCGGTTTTGATACCTACTCGACCATGTATCGCGCGAAACATATTTTTAAGATTAAAAGAGCTACTTTAATTTCGCAGAAATATCATTTGAACCGCGCCATTTATATTGGAAACAAACTTGGTGTAAAATCAATTGGTTTTTCTGCCAATAATGGAGAATATCTAGGATATAATTATGTTTGTTTTAGAGAATATGGTTCTGTTTTTAAATCGTTTTTTGATGTTTTGAGAAATCGGGAACCTCATTTTTTAGGCGGTGAAATCAACATAAATGGTATCTCAAATTATTCAAAAGATGATAAACGATAA
- a CDS encoding glycosyltransferase family 2 protein, protein MKHTVVIPLYNKEAYIYDTIRSLAFQEKKASQIVIVDDCSTDKSLDCLYDALSFFKTHFLETSVEVVELKENKGPGYARNIGMEKASGELISFLDADDCYTPACLKQAALIMEQENIDILVLGILLVPSRYYLPAIQSFKKELIPLADELFLIPDILHSISSPDFIMGVGSNVIIRKKYLDNIRYETNVSLNEGIDFWYRVLKNMPVGFRAGLLNKICIEVREVEGSLSRISYASWKELDIPVIIKRYHKSSNPYDRYLMGMLSQRWFEHAMERLPSWQQKALFLLNHSKILIRNKYYFYKRA, encoded by the coding sequence ATGAAACATACCGTTGTTATCCCTCTTTATAATAAAGAAGCATATATCTATGATACCATTAGGTCACTGGCTTTTCAGGAGAAAAAAGCATCACAGATTGTTATTGTAGATGACTGCAGTACAGATAAAAGTCTGGACTGTTTGTATGATGCTCTGTCTTTTTTTAAAACTCATTTTTTAGAAACCTCTGTTGAGGTTGTTGAACTAAAGGAAAACAAAGGCCCGGGATATGCCAGAAATATTGGAATGGAAAAAGCATCAGGAGAACTCATTAGTTTTTTAGATGCAGATGATTGTTATACTCCTGCTTGTTTAAAACAAGCCGCATTGATTATGGAACAGGAAAATATTGACATTTTGGTACTTGGAATTTTACTAGTGCCGTCACGTTATTACCTTCCCGCTATTCAGTCTTTTAAAAAAGAACTCATCCCTTTAGCAGATGAACTTTTTTTGATACCAGATATACTGCACAGCATCAGTTCGCCGGATTTTATTATGGGAGTTGGCAGTAACGTAATAATCAGAAAAAAATATCTCGACAACATTCGTTACGAAACCAATGTTTCCTTAAATGAAGGAATCGACTTCTGGTATCGCGTACTGAAAAATATGCCTGTTGGTTTTCGGGCCGGTTTACTAAATAAAATTTGCATTGAAGTAAGAGAAGTAGAAGGCAGTTTGTCAAGAATCAGTTATGCCAGCTGGAAAGAACTGGATATTCCTGTTATTATAAAACGCTATCATAAAAGCAGTAACCCTTACGATAGGTACCTTATGGGAATGTTATCTCAGCGATGGTTTGAACATGCGATGGAACGACTTCCTTCATGGCAGCAAAAAGCGTTGTTTCTGCTGAACCATTCCAAAATCCTGATTAGAAACAAGTATTATTTCTACAAAAGAGCCTGA
- a CDS encoding radical SAM protein: protein MMDKTSIRYRVRDDYRTATPVHVVWEITLACNLKCSHCGSRAGKVRPGELTTEQCFDVIDSLKRLGTREITIIGGEAFLRKDWLEIIEKINQSGIECSMQSGAYNLNEERISSAKKAGIRNIGVSLDGLPDTHNKIRGRRDSFDHVINCLQLLKTYDLPSSVNTVITKLNKNELSELLDILIENNVRNWQIQLAVAMGNAVDHSDELILQPYELIDFYEELIVIYRKALAHNVLIQAGNNIGYFGPYEHIWRQGNEKYYTGCSAGHTGIGIEADGKIKGCPSLPTNGYTGGNVKDMKLEDIWKYSEEMVFSRYRNKEELWGGCKGCYYESSCLAGCTWTSSVLFGKRGNNPFCHHRALELKKKGLQERIRKIQEAPGQSFDIGLFEIIVENEKGEIVEVQSPHNAPEIQASDFTERVPRIPKALKLCNGCDNYVYEEETCCSFCNADIQKVNDEYAVKMEKAKRSLEKLELLMMK, encoded by the coding sequence ATGATGGACAAGACTTCTATACGATACAGAGTAAGAGATGATTACAGAACAGCGACCCCGGTTCATGTGGTATGGGAAATAACGCTTGCCTGTAATTTAAAATGTTCTCACTGCGGATCCAGAGCCGGAAAAGTAAGACCCGGAGAACTGACTACCGAACAGTGTTTTGATGTTATTGACAGCCTTAAACGTTTGGGAACAAGAGAAATCACCATTATTGGCGGAGAAGCTTTTTTAAGAAAAGACTGGCTGGAAATAATTGAAAAAATTAACCAGAGCGGAATTGAATGTTCTATGCAGTCCGGAGCTTATAATTTAAACGAGGAAAGAATCAGCAGTGCTAAAAAAGCCGGAATACGAAATATAGGTGTTTCACTAGACGGATTGCCGGATACCCATAATAAAATTCGTGGACGAAGAGATTCGTTTGACCATGTTATCAATTGTCTGCAACTGCTCAAAACCTATGATCTGCCCTCAAGCGTTAATACGGTAATTACAAAGCTGAACAAGAATGAACTCAGTGAACTGCTTGATATCCTGATCGAAAATAATGTCAGAAACTGGCAGATACAACTGGCCGTAGCAATGGGAAATGCCGTAGACCATTCAGATGAACTGATCCTGCAGCCTTATGAGCTGATTGATTTTTACGAAGAACTCATTGTAATATACAGAAAAGCACTGGCTCATAATGTGTTGATACAGGCAGGAAACAACATTGGCTATTTTGGTCCTTACGAACATATCTGGAGACAGGGTAATGAAAAATATTATACAGGATGTTCTGCCGGTCATACCGGAATTGGCATTGAAGCCGATGGTAAAATAAAAGGATGTCCTTCATTGCCTACAAACGGTTATACAGGCGGAAATGTCAAAGACATGAAGCTTGAAGATATCTGGAAATACAGCGAAGAAATGGTTTTTTCCCGATACAGAAATAAAGAAGAATTATGGGGAGGCTGTAAAGGCTGTTATTATGAATCTTCCTGCCTGGCCGGATGCACTTGGACCAGTTCTGTACTTTTTGGAAAAAGAGGAAACAATCCGTTTTGCCACCATCGTGCTTTGGAACTAAAGAAAAAAGGTCTTCAGGAACGTATTCGAAAAATACAGGAAGCTCCGGGGCAGTCTTTTGATATTGGTCTGTTTGAAATCATTGTAGAAAATGAAAAAGGAGAAATAGTAGAAGTACAGTCACCGCATAATGCTCCTGAAATTCAGGCATCTGATTTTACAGAAAGAGTTCCCCGCATACCTAAAGCACTTAAACTTTGTAATGGCTGTGATAATTATGTTTATGAAGAAGAAACCTGCTGCAGTTTCTGCAATGCCGATATCCAGAAAGTAAACGATGAGTACGCCGTTAAAATGGAAAAAGCCAAAAGATCACTTGAAAAATTAGAATTATTAATGATGAAATAA
- a CDS encoding DUF1843 domain-containing protein, translating into MGVVMLYAAGIREAIASNDLEKMRAVAEQAKQTVREQGDLSAALLELLEAIESLKK; encoded by the coding sequence ATGGGAGTAGTAATGCTTTACGCAGCAGGAATCAGAGAAGCAATAGCTTCAAATGATTTAGAAAAAATGAGAGCAGTGGCCGAACAAGCTAAACAAACAGTAAGAGAACAAGGAGACTTGAGCGCTGCATTGTTAGAACTGCTTGAGGCTATTGAAAGCCTTAAAAAGTAA
- a CDS encoding DUF1843 domain-containing protein yields the protein MGIMMPYGVAVREAIASNDLAKMEAVAEQAKQVIKDQGDLSSALLELLEAIEELKNKK from the coding sequence ATGGGAATAATGATGCCTTATGGTGTTGCCGTCAGAGAAGCGATAGCTTCAAATGATCTGGCTAAAATGGAAGCTGTTGCAGAACAGGCTAAGCAGGTTATAAAAGATCAGGGAGACCTGAGCTCTGCTTTGCTAGAACTGCTGGAAGCAATCGAGGAACTTAAAAACAAAAAATAA
- a CDS encoding DUF1842 domain-containing protein encodes MSDLLAGAYLAKGTIGNVGTPGAPIATFSLVVVPSQNSVSGTVVITQAISGPDGNIVVPVTGKIYATGFGQFTQVVSLQGQYVHSFPPPAIGAFLANFDAHLAIDGAWNGTGGFSYYQNNVENVPVKATPVLQAELA; translated from the coding sequence ATGTCAGATTTATTAGCAGGTGCTTATTTAGCAAAAGGCACAATAGGAAATGTAGGAACACCAGGTGCTCCAATCGCAACATTTAGTTTAGTTGTTGTACCATCACAAAATTCTGTTTCTGGTACAGTAGTAATTACTCAGGCTATTAGTGGTCCTGATGGAAATATTGTAGTTCCGGTAACAGGAAAAATTTATGCAACAGGATTTGGACAATTTACTCAGGTAGTAAGTTTACAAGGACAATACGTTCACTCTTTCCCTCCACCGGCAATTGGAGCTTTTTTAGCAAATTTTGATGCTCATTTAGCTATCGATGGAGCGTGGAACGGAACTGGAGGTTTTTCATACTACCAGAACAATGTAGAAAATGTTCCTGTAAAAGCAACACCGGTTTTACAAGCAGAGTTGGCTTAA
- a CDS encoding MarR family transcriptional regulator gives MEFKEAKNKFVQTWGALGSQWGINKTMAQIHALLMVSNEAVSMEDIMEELQISRGNASMNLRALMDWGIVYKEFKAGERKEFFTAEKDLDELAAKISRERSKREIKPALKILKEVSTIEANNSEEEKHFVDQTTKLYDFVLKADNMLDKMTEFNENWLGKLVIKMMK, from the coding sequence ATGGAATTCAAAGAAGCAAAAAATAAGTTTGTACAAACCTGGGGAGCATTAGGTTCTCAATGGGGAATTAATAAAACGATGGCACAAATCCACGCTTTATTAATGGTCTCAAACGAAGCTGTTTCTATGGAAGACATTATGGAGGAATTGCAAATTTCGCGCGGAAACGCCAGCATGAACCTAAGAGCATTGATGGATTGGGGAATTGTTTATAAAGAATTTAAGGCTGGAGAACGTAAAGAATTCTTTACTGCCGAAAAAGATTTAGATGAACTAGCTGCAAAAATCTCCAGAGAAAGAAGCAAAAGAGAAATTAAACCGGCTCTTAAAATCTTAAAAGAAGTTTCGACAATCGAAGCGAATAATTCGGAAGAAGAAAAACACTTTGTTGATCAGACAACTAAACTTTATGACTTTGTTTTAAAAGCTGATAATATGTTGGACAAAATGACTGAATTTAACGAAAACTGGTTAGGAAAATTGGTTATCAAAATGATGAAATAA
- a CDS encoding fatty acid desaturase, with protein sequence MTHQEILKKVEWKDLKTLTIKEMLVENNLTIPWFLISMTLAYFGYYLLAIPFSAFFFLAGLRQVHNGFHNSLGTNKFLTWFTLYSNSILLIVSIHAVKFNHIRHHKYCLSDEDYEGKSARMTWYGAILYGPIHMFLIHKVTLQKGNKNYVKNVILELASIAIVTFIVFYFQIHFLIYHIIIMVFAEFLMAFFAVWTVHHDTEDSPEFARTQREGWKNKITFSMFYHLEHHLFPAVPTIKLPELARRIDEALPDMEKKKTF encoded by the coding sequence ATGACACATCAGGAAATACTCAAAAAAGTGGAATGGAAAGATTTAAAAACGCTTACCATCAAAGAAATGCTGGTTGAAAACAACTTAACAATTCCGTGGTTTTTAATTTCTATGACCCTTGCTTATTTTGGATATTATTTATTAGCAATTCCATTTTCAGCATTTTTCTTTTTAGCCGGATTGAGACAAGTTCATAATGGTTTTCATAATTCATTGGGAACTAATAAATTCCTGACATGGTTTACACTTTATTCAAATAGTATTTTACTGATAGTTTCAATTCATGCCGTTAAATTTAATCATATCCGACACCATAAATATTGTTTGTCTGATGAAGATTACGAAGGAAAATCAGCCCGAATGACTTGGTATGGCGCTATTCTTTACGGACCAATTCACATGTTTTTGATTCATAAAGTAACGCTGCAAAAAGGAAATAAAAATTATGTCAAAAATGTAATTTTAGAATTGGCTTCAATTGCAATTGTAACCTTTATAGTTTTCTACTTTCAAATTCATTTCCTTATTTATCATATTATTATAATGGTTTTCGCCGAATTTTTAATGGCTTTCTTTGCTGTTTGGACAGTGCATCACGATACGGAAGATTCTCCGGAATTTGCCAGAACACAGCGAGAAGGCTGGAAAAACAAAATTACTTTCAGCATGTTTTATCATTTAGAACATCACTTATTTCCGGCTGTTCCAACAATTAAACTTCCTGAATTAGCAAGAAGAATTGATGAAGCACTTCCTGATATGGAAAAAAAGAAGACTTTTTAA
- a CDS encoding TIGR01777 family oxidoreductase: protein MKKLVIAAGTGFLGEVLVNHFKDKFEEIIILTRGKSRTVDRIKYVNWNARTFTGWQKELENATVLINLAGKSVDCLYTKENKKEILWSRIESTKILNKAVLNCKNPPKHWLNSSTATIYRFSLDKQMDEIDGEIGNDFSINVALSWEKAFFKTETPNTLKTALRTSIVLGKNGGALIPLKTLAKIGFGGKQGKGNQFVSWIHEEDFANAVDFIIEKEIIGIINVVSPEPIRNVDFMQKLRKAVGFPFGIPLNKFFLEIGAFFIRTETELVLKSRNVVPKRLLDNGFEFKFGDIDKAFKYLTN from the coding sequence ATGAAAAAACTCGTAATCGCAGCCGGAACAGGATTTTTAGGAGAAGTTTTAGTCAATCATTTCAAAGATAAATTCGAAGAAATCATAATTCTGACCCGAGGAAAATCTCGAACAGTTGACCGAATAAAATATGTAAACTGGAATGCCAGAACTTTTACAGGCTGGCAAAAGGAATTAGAAAATGCTACAGTTTTAATTAATCTTGCAGGAAAATCTGTTGATTGTCTTTATACTAAAGAAAATAAAAAAGAGATTTTATGGTCAAGAATTGAAAGCACGAAAATTTTAAATAAAGCAGTTTTAAATTGCAAAAATCCGCCAAAACATTGGCTGAATTCATCAACGGCAACCATTTATCGTTTTTCTTTAGACAAACAAATGGATGAAATTGACGGCGAAATCGGAAATGACTTTTCTATAAATGTCGCACTTTCTTGGGAAAAAGCGTTTTTTAAAACCGAAACTCCAAATACATTAAAAACGGCTTTGCGAACTTCTATAGTTTTAGGCAAAAATGGCGGTGCTTTGATTCCGTTGAAAACTTTGGCTAAAATTGGTTTTGGAGGAAAACAAGGAAAAGGAAATCAGTTTGTAAGCTGGATTCACGAAGAAGATTTTGCGAATGCAGTTGATTTTATAATTGAAAAAGAAATTATCGGAATTATAAATGTAGTTTCACCAGAACCAATTCGCAATGTAGATTTTATGCAGAAACTGAGAAAAGCTGTTGGATTTCCTTTCGGAATTCCATTGAATAAATTTTTTCTGGAAATTGGAGCATTTTTTATTCGAACTGAAACTGAACTGGTTTTGAAAAGTAGAAATGTAGTTCCGAAACGACTTTTGGATAATGGGTTTGAATTTAAGTTTGGAGATATTGACAAGGCTTTTAAATATTTGACAAATTGA